From the genome of Chroicocephalus ridibundus chromosome 1, bChrRid1.1, whole genome shotgun sequence, one region includes:
- the RASSF9 gene encoding ras association domain-containing protein 9 isoform X2 translates to MAPFGRNLLKTRHKNRSPNKDMASNEREIVVWVCQEEKIVCGLTKRTTCAEVIQALLEEHQATFGEKKVLFGKPSDYCIVEKWRGSERVLPPLTKILRLWKAWGEEQSNLHFVLVKSDAFLSFPLWKTAEAKVVQNVEKQWELSPANYMKMLPIDKQKKIVRKTFRKLAKLKQDSVQQERDNMETLIHLIISQDHTIHQQVLRMKELDMEIEKCEAKFHLDRVANDGENYVQDSYLMINPSEAEQQGSRPDDQKEMHDYLSKSEGILQVEERLKHHKQLIEKLCAEIEREVHGICTEKSGDDVRTEGAADAELENSNLESVKYELEKSMKDGLRINSYLSCIQKELTYRDSLLQKKEKEYELLTEEFNLLHVKDNIETRLPSNEEPSKGSGISSNSIAVPDFVHRVTNLDINDTDSDTGISSTHSQDSEITSGDTVLLST, encoded by the exons ATGGCTCCCTTTGGAAGGAATTTATTAAAAACCCGGCATAAAAACAG GTCTCCCAACAAGGACATGGCTTCAAATGAAAGAGAGATTGTGGTTTGGGTTTGCCAGGAAGAGAAGATTGTATGTGGCCTGACAAAGCGCACAACTTGTGCAGAAGTGATTCAAGCACTGCTTGAGGAGCATCAGGCAacatttggagagaaaaaggtCCTTTTTGGGAAACCTAGTGATTACTGCATTGTAGAAAAATGGAGAGGCTCGGAGCGAGTACTTCCTCCCTTGACAAAGATTCTGAGACTTTGGAAGGCCTGGGGGGAAGAGCAGTCTAATTTGCACTTTGTGTTGGTAAAATCAGATGCTTTCCTCTCGTTTCCATTGTGGAAGACAGCTGAAGCTAAGGTAGTACAAAATGTAGAAAAACAGTGGGAGCTCAGTCCAGCAAATTACATGAAGATGTTGCCAAtagacaaacaaaagaaaattgtcaGGAAGACTTTCCGGAAACTGGCCAAGCTTAAACAGGACAGTGTTCAGCAAGAGAGAGATAATATGGAGACACTGATTCATCTGATCATTTCTCAAGATCATACCATTCATCAACAAGTCCTTAGAATGAAGGAACTAGATATGGAAATTGAAAAATGTGAAGCGAAATTCCATCTAGATCGTGTGGCTAATGATGGAGAAAATTATGTGCAGGACTCCTATTTAATGATCAATCCAAGTGAGGCTGAACAGCAAGGGAGTAGGCCAGATGATCAAAAGGAGATGCATGATTATTTGAGCAAAAGTGAGGGAATTTTACAGGTTGAAGAAAGACTGAAACATCACAAACAATTAATAGAGAAGCTGTGTGCTGAAATTGAAAGAGAGGTACATGGTATATGCACAGAAAAAAGTGGAGACGATGTTCGCACAGAAGGAGCTGCTGATGCTGAACTGGAAAACTCAAATTTGGAAAGTGTAAAATATGAGCTGGAAAAAAGTATGAAAGATGGTCTGAGAATCAACTCATACCTGAGCTGCATTCAGAAAGAACTTACATACAGGGACTCATTgcttcaaaagaaggaaaaagaatacgAACTTCTTACAGAGGAATTTAATTTACTACATGTTAAAGACAACATTGAAACTAGGCTTCCATCAAATGAAGAGCCATCCAAGGGCAGTGGCATCTCCAGTAACAGCATTGCTGTTCCTGACTTTGTTCATAGAGTGACTAATCTGGACATAAATGATACAGACTCTGACACTGGAATCAGCTCTACACACAGTCAGGACTCTGAAATAACTTCAGGGGACACGGTACTGTTGTCAACATAG
- the RASSF9 gene encoding ras association domain-containing protein 9 isoform X1 translates to MCCSGPVSLPAAVTSGLTCEWEPGRGERVGVCGGKGRVSPSLLPLDQSLPSSLWLLRIPGQFVHGGSPNKDMASNEREIVVWVCQEEKIVCGLTKRTTCAEVIQALLEEHQATFGEKKVLFGKPSDYCIVEKWRGSERVLPPLTKILRLWKAWGEEQSNLHFVLVKSDAFLSFPLWKTAEAKVVQNVEKQWELSPANYMKMLPIDKQKKIVRKTFRKLAKLKQDSVQQERDNMETLIHLIISQDHTIHQQVLRMKELDMEIEKCEAKFHLDRVANDGENYVQDSYLMINPSEAEQQGSRPDDQKEMHDYLSKSEGILQVEERLKHHKQLIEKLCAEIEREVHGICTEKSGDDVRTEGAADAELENSNLESVKYELEKSMKDGLRINSYLSCIQKELTYRDSLLQKKEKEYELLTEEFNLLHVKDNIETRLPSNEEPSKGSGISSNSIAVPDFVHRVTNLDINDTDSDTGISSTHSQDSEITSGDTVLLST, encoded by the exons ATGTGTTGCTCCGGACCCGTGTCGCTCCCGGCAGCCGTGACTTCGGGGCTCACCTGCGAGtgggagccgggccggggggagcgggtcGGCGTGTGCGGAGGGAAGGGGCGCgtctccccctcccttctccctctggaCCAGTCTCTCCCCTCTTCGCTCTGGCTCCTTCGGATTCCTGGGCAATTTGTTCACGGAGG GTCTCCCAACAAGGACATGGCTTCAAATGAAAGAGAGATTGTGGTTTGGGTTTGCCAGGAAGAGAAGATTGTATGTGGCCTGACAAAGCGCACAACTTGTGCAGAAGTGATTCAAGCACTGCTTGAGGAGCATCAGGCAacatttggagagaaaaaggtCCTTTTTGGGAAACCTAGTGATTACTGCATTGTAGAAAAATGGAGAGGCTCGGAGCGAGTACTTCCTCCCTTGACAAAGATTCTGAGACTTTGGAAGGCCTGGGGGGAAGAGCAGTCTAATTTGCACTTTGTGTTGGTAAAATCAGATGCTTTCCTCTCGTTTCCATTGTGGAAGACAGCTGAAGCTAAGGTAGTACAAAATGTAGAAAAACAGTGGGAGCTCAGTCCAGCAAATTACATGAAGATGTTGCCAAtagacaaacaaaagaaaattgtcaGGAAGACTTTCCGGAAACTGGCCAAGCTTAAACAGGACAGTGTTCAGCAAGAGAGAGATAATATGGAGACACTGATTCATCTGATCATTTCTCAAGATCATACCATTCATCAACAAGTCCTTAGAATGAAGGAACTAGATATGGAAATTGAAAAATGTGAAGCGAAATTCCATCTAGATCGTGTGGCTAATGATGGAGAAAATTATGTGCAGGACTCCTATTTAATGATCAATCCAAGTGAGGCTGAACAGCAAGGGAGTAGGCCAGATGATCAAAAGGAGATGCATGATTATTTGAGCAAAAGTGAGGGAATTTTACAGGTTGAAGAAAGACTGAAACATCACAAACAATTAATAGAGAAGCTGTGTGCTGAAATTGAAAGAGAGGTACATGGTATATGCACAGAAAAAAGTGGAGACGATGTTCGCACAGAAGGAGCTGCTGATGCTGAACTGGAAAACTCAAATTTGGAAAGTGTAAAATATGAGCTGGAAAAAAGTATGAAAGATGGTCTGAGAATCAACTCATACCTGAGCTGCATTCAGAAAGAACTTACATACAGGGACTCATTgcttcaaaagaaggaaaaagaatacgAACTTCTTACAGAGGAATTTAATTTACTACATGTTAAAGACAACATTGAAACTAGGCTTCCATCAAATGAAGAGCCATCCAAGGGCAGTGGCATCTCCAGTAACAGCATTGCTGTTCCTGACTTTGTTCATAGAGTGACTAATCTGGACATAAATGATACAGACTCTGACACTGGAATCAGCTCTACACACAGTCAGGACTCTGAAATAACTTCAGGGGACACGGTACTGTTGTCAACATAG
- the RASSF9 gene encoding ras association domain-containing protein 9 isoform X3, giving the protein MASNEREIVVWVCQEEKIVCGLTKRTTCAEVIQALLEEHQATFGEKKVLFGKPSDYCIVEKWRGSERVLPPLTKILRLWKAWGEEQSNLHFVLVKSDAFLSFPLWKTAEAKVVQNVEKQWELSPANYMKMLPIDKQKKIVRKTFRKLAKLKQDSVQQERDNMETLIHLIISQDHTIHQQVLRMKELDMEIEKCEAKFHLDRVANDGENYVQDSYLMINPSEAEQQGSRPDDQKEMHDYLSKSEGILQVEERLKHHKQLIEKLCAEIEREVHGICTEKSGDDVRTEGAADAELENSNLESVKYELEKSMKDGLRINSYLSCIQKELTYRDSLLQKKEKEYELLTEEFNLLHVKDNIETRLPSNEEPSKGSGISSNSIAVPDFVHRVTNLDINDTDSDTGISSTHSQDSEITSGDTVLLST; this is encoded by the coding sequence ATGGCTTCAAATGAAAGAGAGATTGTGGTTTGGGTTTGCCAGGAAGAGAAGATTGTATGTGGCCTGACAAAGCGCACAACTTGTGCAGAAGTGATTCAAGCACTGCTTGAGGAGCATCAGGCAacatttggagagaaaaaggtCCTTTTTGGGAAACCTAGTGATTACTGCATTGTAGAAAAATGGAGAGGCTCGGAGCGAGTACTTCCTCCCTTGACAAAGATTCTGAGACTTTGGAAGGCCTGGGGGGAAGAGCAGTCTAATTTGCACTTTGTGTTGGTAAAATCAGATGCTTTCCTCTCGTTTCCATTGTGGAAGACAGCTGAAGCTAAGGTAGTACAAAATGTAGAAAAACAGTGGGAGCTCAGTCCAGCAAATTACATGAAGATGTTGCCAAtagacaaacaaaagaaaattgtcaGGAAGACTTTCCGGAAACTGGCCAAGCTTAAACAGGACAGTGTTCAGCAAGAGAGAGATAATATGGAGACACTGATTCATCTGATCATTTCTCAAGATCATACCATTCATCAACAAGTCCTTAGAATGAAGGAACTAGATATGGAAATTGAAAAATGTGAAGCGAAATTCCATCTAGATCGTGTGGCTAATGATGGAGAAAATTATGTGCAGGACTCCTATTTAATGATCAATCCAAGTGAGGCTGAACAGCAAGGGAGTAGGCCAGATGATCAAAAGGAGATGCATGATTATTTGAGCAAAAGTGAGGGAATTTTACAGGTTGAAGAAAGACTGAAACATCACAAACAATTAATAGAGAAGCTGTGTGCTGAAATTGAAAGAGAGGTACATGGTATATGCACAGAAAAAAGTGGAGACGATGTTCGCACAGAAGGAGCTGCTGATGCTGAACTGGAAAACTCAAATTTGGAAAGTGTAAAATATGAGCTGGAAAAAAGTATGAAAGATGGTCTGAGAATCAACTCATACCTGAGCTGCATTCAGAAAGAACTTACATACAGGGACTCATTgcttcaaaagaaggaaaaagaatacgAACTTCTTACAGAGGAATTTAATTTACTACATGTTAAAGACAACATTGAAACTAGGCTTCCATCAAATGAAGAGCCATCCAAGGGCAGTGGCATCTCCAGTAACAGCATTGCTGTTCCTGACTTTGTTCATAGAGTGACTAATCTGGACATAAATGATACAGACTCTGACACTGGAATCAGCTCTACACACAGTCAGGACTCTGAAATAACTTCAGGGGACACGGTACTGTTGTCAACATAG